From a single Wenzhouxiangella sp. XN24 genomic region:
- the fabD gene encoding ACP S-malonyltransferase produces MAIAMVFPGQGSQSVGMLADLLAAEPAAAATLVEADEALGYGLGALLRDGPAEQLNRTDHTQPAMLAAGVAAWRAWCAHGGPPPAAMAGHSLGEYTALVCAEAMAFDDALRVVRLRGQWMQQAVPQGAGKVAAVLGLDDDAVIAACAASGSGSDVVEAVNFNAPGQVVIAGHGAAVERAIEAAKAAGARRAMLLPISVPVHCRLMDPVAGQLAEALAGIELHTPTMPVYHNIDASPRTDVAEIRAALADQVRRPVRWVDCVNAMRAEGVDTLLELGPGRVLSGLARRIDRELDAMPVDDPATLATALSKVKG; encoded by the coding sequence ATGGCCATCGCCATGGTGTTCCCTGGCCAGGGTTCCCAGTCCGTGGGAATGCTCGCCGATCTGCTGGCCGCCGAACCGGCGGCCGCCGCCACGCTCGTCGAAGCCGACGAAGCGCTGGGGTACGGCCTCGGCGCGCTGCTCCGCGACGGGCCTGCAGAGCAGCTCAATCGCACGGATCACACGCAACCGGCGATGCTGGCCGCCGGGGTCGCTGCGTGGCGGGCCTGGTGCGCGCACGGCGGGCCGCCGCCTGCCGCCATGGCCGGTCACAGTCTCGGCGAGTACACGGCACTGGTGTGCGCAGAAGCGATGGCTTTCGACGACGCCCTGCGCGTGGTCCGGCTGCGCGGCCAGTGGATGCAACAGGCGGTGCCCCAGGGCGCGGGCAAGGTGGCGGCCGTCCTGGGCCTCGACGACGATGCGGTGATCGCGGCGTGCGCGGCTTCCGGGAGCGGCAGCGACGTGGTCGAGGCTGTCAACTTCAACGCGCCGGGCCAGGTGGTCATCGCGGGTCACGGCGCAGCGGTGGAGCGCGCCATCGAGGCGGCGAAAGCGGCCGGGGCGCGGCGGGCCATGCTGTTGCCCATCAGCGTGCCGGTGCATTGCCGGCTCATGGACCCCGTCGCCGGGCAGTTGGCCGAGGCCCTCGCAGGCATCGAACTGCACACGCCCACCATGCCGGTCTATCACAACATCGACGCGTCCCCCCGCACCGACGTGGCGGAGATCCGGGCGGCACTCGCCGACCAGGTGCGACGTCCGGTGCGCTGGGTGGATTGCGTGAACGCCATGCGCGCGGAAGGCGTGGATACCCTGCTGGAACTCGGCCCCGGGCGGGTGCTGAGCGGGCTCGCCCGGCGCATCGACCGGGAATTGGACGCGATGCCGGTCGATGATCCTGCTACGCTTGCCACAGCTTTATCGAAGGTGAAGGGTTGA
- the fabG gene encoding 3-oxoacyl-ACP reductase FabG, translating to MQQLKDEVALVTGATRGIGRAIAQALGQAGATVIGTATSPAGVEKIATAFGEAGIKGRGVVLDVSSDGDVEAVCAEIAANEGAVTLLVNNAGITRDGLLLRMKIEDWQAVIDTDLTSVYRTSRACLRGMMKARRGRIVNIGSVVGLMGNAGQANYCAAKAGLVGFTRSLAREVGSRGITVNALAPGFIATDMTAALSEEQRGQLEKQIPLERLGTAEDIAATVLFLCSPGAGYITGEVINVNGGMYMA from the coding sequence ATGCAGCAGCTGAAGGATGAAGTCGCGCTCGTCACGGGAGCCACCCGCGGCATCGGCCGCGCAATCGCCCAGGCGCTCGGGCAAGCCGGGGCCACGGTCATCGGCACCGCAACGTCGCCGGCAGGTGTGGAAAAGATCGCCACGGCCTTCGGCGAAGCCGGGATCAAGGGACGTGGCGTCGTGCTGGATGTCTCCAGCGACGGCGATGTCGAAGCCGTGTGCGCGGAGATCGCCGCCAACGAAGGCGCGGTGACGCTGCTGGTGAACAACGCGGGCATCACCCGCGACGGGTTGCTGCTGCGGATGAAGATCGAGGACTGGCAGGCGGTCATCGACACCGACCTGACCTCCGTGTACCGCACCAGCCGCGCCTGCCTGCGGGGCATGATGAAGGCGCGCCGCGGGCGGATCGTCAACATCGGTTCGGTGGTCGGCCTGATGGGCAATGCAGGGCAGGCCAACTACTGCGCGGCGAAGGCCGGCCTGGTCGGTTTCACGCGCTCCCTGGCTCGCGAGGTCGGGTCGCGCGGCATCACCGTGAATGCGCTGGCGCCCGGATTCATCGCGACGGACATGACCGCCGCGCTGTCCGAGGAGCAACGCGGGCAGCTGGAAAAGCAGATCCCCCTGGAGCGGCTCGGCACGGCCGAGGACATCGCCGCGACGGTGCTGTTTCTTTGTTCGCCGGGCGCCGGCTACATCACCGGGGAGGTCATCAATGTCAACGGGGGAATGTACATGGCCTGA
- the acpP gene encoding acyl carrier protein — MSSIEEQVKNIVAEQLGVKEEEVTNDASFVDDLGADSLDTVELVMALEEAFECEIPDEEAEKITTVQQAIDYIKARSN; from the coding sequence ATGAGCAGCATCGAAGAACAGGTAAAGAACATCGTCGCCGAGCAGTTGGGCGTCAAAGAAGAAGAAGTGACCAATGACGCCTCGTTCGTGGACGACCTGGGCGCAGACTCGCTGGATACCGTCGAACTCGTGATGGCGCTCGAAGAGGCCTTCGAGTGCGAGATTCCCGACGAGGAAGCGGAAAAGATCACGACCGTCCAGCAGGCGATCGACTACATCAAGGCCCGCTCGAACTGA